In one Oryza glaberrima chromosome 2, OglaRS2, whole genome shotgun sequence genomic region, the following are encoded:
- the LOC127762553 gene encoding uncharacterized protein LOC127762553, translating into MAGAPSPGGGKGRGGTGMRSAQELASACTGAAVEEVELLRVVEANARDGMGGSRGESSSAPPPPPRSRVLRQGGLEEEYAKNSPSPLGFAPRLIRHDRQTSYELASTSRPPAPEMGEPLRIITKKAMSKKNKAYTGGNQGRSSSALLPQSRFWQGMCEEAKKVLGIAKYSSSPSRLAARILCDKQVLPESAGTSRPVLEFVDESYQQWLCSQKSTSLVADVIAAVYHDQSVFSPSASTGTLSSLLVPSEEKIQAILGNLGKSVLCTEALHQIRILCDSSKGAQSFLNKCPDMIQVLIDLTTEWKSIWTWALEEERLSIVLSLSIHRPNRERIAAQKKLPCFLKQTVEVAIESGASAAASLVKVASIVSILSEFDMFRKSVLDIGVVTLLCNLLNFENDAVRKEAAIAVLALCGYIGNNMVTDDVLLLLDYLPKGPCVLEVICNQTEVEQLVNIVMAEHESGLVTSQGIYSALSLILVITQNDVSKMKVEHMENFMKWLRELSSNELPMQTMFQLIEIISLLSQRLYSHKPKEFVVKWRDDDDQIWYPLYAEVTIGRPISTSKVARRREWTDIRIVRRLRPLRAQEKMLTKLEFCDRYQNYIQGKNTYKQLYRVAMDCNGSKIAPLSFVRKNHAVPGDNCNRPDF; encoded by the exons ATGGCGGGGGCTCCTTCGCCGGGAGGAGGGAAAGGCAGAGGCGGGACGGGAATGCGGTCCGCCCAAGAACTCGCCAGCGCTTGCACGGGCGCGGCCGTGGAAGAAGTAGAACTGCTTCGCGTCGTCGAGGCGAACGCAAGGGACGGCATGGGAGGCAGCCGCGGGGAGAGCTCTTCcgcgcctccaccacctcctcggtCAAGAGTGCTCAGGCAAGGAGGGCTCGAGGAAGAATACGCCAAGaactccccctcccctctcggATTCGCACCAAGACTCATCCGCCACGACAGGCAGACATCGTACGAACTTGCAAGCACGTCAAGACCACCAGCACCTGAG ATGGGAGAACCACTTCGTATCATCACAAAGAAAGCAATGAGCAAGAAAAACAAGGCTTACACAGGAGGCAATCAAGGTAGATCCTCCTCTGCCCTGCTACCACAATCAAGATTCTGGCAAGGGATGTGcgaggaagccaagaaggttctTGGCATCGCTAAGTACTCTTCCTCCCCCTCAAGATTGGCTGCAAGAATCCTTTGTGACAAGCAGGTGTTGCCTGAATCTGCAGGCACATCAAGGCCAGTGCTAGAG TTTGTGGATGAATCATACCAGCAGTGGTTATGTTCTCAAAAAAGCACTAGCTTAGTCGCTGACGTGATTGCTGCAGTGTACCATGATCAGTCTGTCTTTTCTCCATCTGCCTCTACTGGAACACTGTCCAGCCTGTTGGTACCTTCAGAGGAAAAAATTCAAGCTATCCTAGGAAACTTAGGGAAATCGGTGTTGTGTACAGAGGCTTTGCACCAGATTCGGATACTCTGCGATTCCAGTAAGGGAGCACAATCTTTCCTCAACAAGTGCCCAGACATGATACAAGTGTTGATAGATCTAACTACGGAATGGAAATCGATATGGACATGGGCTCTTGAGGAAGAGAGGCTGAGCATTGTCCTTAGTTTGTCAATTCACAGGCCAAACAGGGAGAGGATAGCTGCGCAGAAAAAATTGCCATGTTTCCTTAAACAGACTGTTGAAGTGGCAATTGAGTCTGGTGCTAGTGCAGCAGCATCTTTGGTGAAGGTAGCTTCTATAGTTTCCATCCTGTCAGAGTTTGACATGTTCAGGAAAAGTGTGCTGGATATTGGTGTAGTGACACTGTTGTGTAATCTGCTCAACTTTGAGAACGACGCTGTAAGAAAAGAAGCTGCCATTGCTGTTCTTGCACTCTGCGGATATATTGGAAACAACATGGTCACTGATGATGTCCTGCTTCTCCTTGACTATCTGCCAAAAGGTCCATGTGTGCTGGAGGTGATCTGCAATCAGACTGAAGTTGAGCAGTTGGTTAACATTGTTATGGCTGAACATGAAAGTGGGCTGGTAACATCTCAAGGCATTTACTCTGCACTTTCCTTGATTCTGGTCATTACTCAGAATGATGTGAGTAAAATGAAGGTGGAGCACATGGAGAATTTTATGAAGTGGTTGCGAGAGCTGTCCTCAAATGAATTGCCAATGCAGACAATGTTTCAGCTGATTGAAATAATAAGCCTTTTGTCACAAAGGTTGTATTCTCATAAGCCTAAGGAATTTGTTGTTAAGTGGCGGGATGATGAT GATCAGATTTGGTACCCTTTATATGCCGAAGTTACCATTGGTCGGCCTATCTCAACAAGCAAAGTGGCAAGG AGAAGAGAATGGACTGACATAAGGATAGTTCGTAGGTTGAGGCCTCTCAGAGCTCAAGAGAAAATGCTGACAAAGCTCGAGTTTTGTGACCGGTATCAAAACTACATACAAGGGAAAAATACATACAAGCAACTGTACAGGGTTGCCATGGACTGCAATGGTTCCAAAATTGCTCCGCTGTCCTTTGTCAGGAAAAATCATGCAGTACCCGGTGATAATTGCAACCGGCCAG ATTTTTAG
- the LOC127761311 gene encoding uncharacterized protein LOC127761311, whose translation MSILWEKSAGWRWLVRRTRDSKPFFFTFAALCGVVPGVVGYGVMQLTSSRNDQLEAHLRSTARPETAMMGQVNRERLAEFLGELQRKEDTNDRYVAALKGETLTRKRYERIQPVNKEGTPESPPVKEQATTESVKAK comes from the exons atgtcGATCCTGTGGGAGAAGAGCGCGGGGTGGCGGTGGCTGGTGCGGCGTACGCGCGACTCCAAGCCCTTCTTCTTCACCTTCGCGGCGCTGTGCGGCGTCGTCCCGGGCGTCGTCGGCTACGGCGTGATGCAGCTCACCAGCTCCCGCAACGACCAGCTCGAGGCCCACCTCCGCTCCACCGCCCGCCCCGAGACCGCG ATGATGGGGCAAGTGAACCGGGAGAGACTGGCAGAGTTTCTTGGAGAGCTGCAAAGGAAAGAGGACACAAATGACAGATATGTTGCTGCCCTCAAAGGGGAGACACTGACGAGGAAGCGGTATGAACGGATTCAGCCTGTCAACAAGGAAGGTACACCGGAGAGTCCGCCTGTCAAGGAGCAAGCTACAACGGAGAGTGTCAAGGCTAAATGA
- the LOC127761043 gene encoding heat stress transcription factor A-5: protein MEVAAGARGGGAGGGGGGPAPFLLKTYEMVDDPSTDAVVSWSDASDASFVVWNHPEFAARLLPAYFKHSNFSSFIRQLNTYGFRKIDPERWEFANEYFIKGQKHLLKNIHRRKPIHSHSHPPGALPDNERAIFEDEIERLSREKSNLQADLWKSKQQQSGTMNQIEDLERRVLGMEQRQTKMIAFLQQASKNPQFVNKLVKMAEASSIFTDAFNKKRRLPGLDYSIENTETTSFYDDHSSTSKQETGNLLNQHFSDKLRLGLCPAMTESNIITLSTQSSNEDNGSPHGKHPECDMMGRECLPLVPQMMELSDTGTSICPSKSSCFAPPISDEGLLTCHLSLTLASCSMDVDKSQGLNANGTTIDNPTEAATATMEKDDTIDRSFDDNQKKSADSRTADATTPRADARVASEAPAAPAAVVNDKFWEQFLTERPGCSETEEASSGLRTDTSREQMDNRQAYDHSRNDREDVEQLKL, encoded by the exons atGGAAgttgccgccggcgcccgcggcggcggggccggcggaggagggggaggcccCGCGCCGTTCCTGCTCAAGACGTACGAGATGGTGGACGACCCGTCGACGGACGCGGTGGTGTCGTGGAGCGACGCCTCCGACGCGAGCTTCGTCGTCTGGAACCACCCGGAGTTCGCCGCCCGCCTGCTGCCCGCCTACTTCAAGCACAGCAACTTCTCCAGCTTCATCCGCCAGCTCAACACCTAC GGATTCCGTAAAATAGATCCAGAGCGATGGGAATTTGCCAATGAGTACTTCATCAAGGGACAAAAGCACCTGCTGAAGAATATCCACAGGCGTAAGCCTATCCACAGCCACAGCCATCCACCAGGTGCTCTGCCCGATAATGAGCGTGCAATATTTGAGGATGAGATCGAACGGCTTTCACGAGAGAAATCCAACCTCCAGGCTGACCTCTGGAAATCCAAGCAGCAGCAGTCGGGAACGATGAACCAGATTGAAGATCTTGAGCGACGAGTGCTTGGCATGGAGCAGCGACAGACCAAGATGATTGCCTTCTTGCAGCAAGCTAGTAAGAACCCTCAGTTTGTCAACAAGCTTGTTAAGATGGCAGAAGCATCTTCGATTTTCACGGATGCTTTCAATAAGAAGAGAAGGTTACCTGGTTTGGATTACAGTATCGAGAACACAGAAACCACAAGCTTTTATGATGACCATAGCAGCACTTCTAAGCAAGAAACAGGCAATCTTTTAAATCAGCACTTCTCTGATAAGCTTAGGTTGGGACTTTGTCCTGCCATGACAGAGAGCAATATCATCACGCTAAGCACGCAAAGCTCAAACGAAGATAACGGAAGCCCTCATGGTAAACATCCAGAGTGTGACATGATGGGGAGGGAATGTCTCCCGTTAGTGCCGCAGATGATGGAACTCTCCGATACCGGCACATCTATCTGCCCCTCCAAGAGCTCTTGCTTTGCACCACCTATAAGTGATGAAGGCCTCTTAACATGCCATCTGAGTCTAACTCTTGCATCATGCTCGATGGATGTTGACAAAAGCCAAGGCCTCAATGCAAATGGGACCACTATAGACAACCCAACTGAGGCAGCAACAGCTACCATGGAAAAGGATGACACCATTGACAGAAGCTTCGATGACAACCAAAAGAAATCAGCTGATTCTCGTACAGCAGATGCCACAACACCACGAGCGGATGCACGAGTAGCCAGTGAGGCTCCTGCAGCCCCGGCTGCAGTGGTGAATGACAAGTTCTGGGAGCAGTTCCTAACAGAGCGACCTGGCTGCTCTGAAACTGAAGAAGCAAGCTCTGGCCTAAGAACAGATACTTCCAGGGAGCAAATGGACAACAGGCAGGCATATGATCACTCACGGAATGACAGAGAAGACGTGGAAcaactgaaactctga